Proteins encoded together in one Plasmodium brasilianum strain Bolivian I chromosome 6, whole genome shotgun sequence window:
- a CDS encoding UDP-N-acetyl glucosamine:UMP antiporter — protein sequence MEESYAPITRNRSKLSNDKVDKNYEHDGGVESNQCNSIVGISQRDSAAGSNQRSSKCKSPLRSSDCGTYHCEGLFLKVILFVVVTVHSLLIYSMIRIKKIKKINYNIRDENIIFLTEIVKFFTSLIFYIHENKFNLKLIRENVSDIFSTRRFYVISLVVPSILYYLQNMLFYVAMYNIPTPLFQLLYQFRILIVVLFTFLILNKKIKSTQVVSITFLFLSLICLKDYNMDYNNHTSHKNDKINWSNDIPHDQCLFTNYIWNKKDILFYFHQGKSLCSIGTGGNISSSSSSHKMGYPLFLYEMKMKLLFQQKLNKKYGSYIFPDHARNNCEMELSNGCISDSSDAFIIRISASGANNSDSVRRGTPNSVVSIGSTNAYITSYASNASNTCDGIAKPINREEMYDPPSNNIKNEEKHGHNNILIGVLTTFLATFTSGFSSVFLEFLYVNYRYSFWFQNICLAFFSIILSVCMNNMNMSSIFNKFLNKNYTRNNNYDMITLHRSLKNRHCDDFHDSDNCYSCCNWDDYFLLSNIRNYFAQYFNSFKEFVYVFSFIFLNSFGGIMTSIFIKHVGSVTRFFVTPVSLLFNIYMSSIYFKDFEFTFNYLISLVFVSFSLYFYFKEMY from the coding sequence ATGGAAGAATCATATGCACCTATTACAAGGAATAGGAGTAAATTAAGTAATGATAAGGTAGATAAAAACTACGAACATGATGGAGGGGTAGAGAGTAATCAATGTAATAGCATAGTTGGAATTAGTCAACGTGATAGCGCAGCTGGGAGTAATCAACGCAGTAGCAAATGTAAGAGTCCTCTACGTAGTAGCGACTGTGGTACGTACCACTGCGAAGGCCTTTTCCTAAAAGTAATTCTGTTTGTTGTGGTAACAGTGCATTCTCTTCTCATTTACTCAATgataagaattaaaaaaattaaaaaaattaattacaatATAAGAGATGAAAACATCATTTTCCTAACAGAAATAGTAAAATTCTTTACATctctcattttttatatacatgaaaataagttcaatttaaaattaataagggAAAATGTAAGTGATATATTTAGTACAAGAAGGTTTTATGTAATTTCTTTGGTAGTACCtagtattttatattatcttcAGAATATGTTGTTTTATGTAGCTATGTATAATATTCCTACTCCCCTATTTCAGTTGTTGTATCAATTTAGAATTTTAATAGTAgttctttttacttttttaattttaaataagaaaataaaaagcactCAAGTTGTTTccataacttttttatttttatccttgATATGTCTGAAGGATTACAACATGGATTATAACAATCATACTTcacataaaaatgataaaataaattggtCAAATGACATTCCACATGACCAATGTTTATTCACAAATTACATTTGgaacaaaaaagatatattattttacttccaTCAAGGTAAATCCTTATGCAGTATTGGTACTGGTGGAAATATTAGcagcagtagtagcagtCATAAAATGGGATACCccctttttttgtatgaaatgaaaatgaaactTTTGTTTCAACAAAAgcttaacaaaaaatacgggagttatatttttcctgACCACGCAAGGAATAACTGTGAAATGGAATTATCAAATGGTTGTATCTCAGACAGCTCCGATGCGTTTATTATTAGAATTAGCGCTAGCGGTGCCAATAATAGTGATAGTGTCCGTAGAGGGACTCCTAACAGTGTAGTTAGTATTGGGTCTACTAATGCTTATATTACTTCTTACGCGTCTAACGCTTCTAACACTTGTGATGGTATCGCTAAGCCTATAAATAGAGAGGAGATGTACGATCCCCCCAGTAACAACATCAAGAACGAAGAAAAGCATggacataataatatactaatTGGAGTGTTAACTACATTCTTAGCAACATTTACGAGCGGATTTTCAAGTGTATTTTTAGAATTCCTGTATGTTAATTATAGGTATTCTTTTTGGTTccaaaatatttgtttagcTTTCTTCAGCATCATACTCAGCGTATGtatgaataatatgaacatgtcatctatttttaataaattcctgaataaaaattatacacgtaataataattatgacaTGATCACGTTGCATAGGAGTTTAAAAAATAGGCATTGCGATGATTTCCATGATAGCGATAATTGCTATAGTTGCTGTAATTGGGATGATTACTTTTTGTTAAGTAATATAAGAAACTATTTTGCTCAGTATTTTAATTCATTCAAAGAGtttgtatatgttttttcgtttattttcttaaacaGTTTCGGTGGAATTATGacatctatttttattaaacatgTAGGCAGCGTTACAAGGTTTTTTGTTACCCCTGTTAGtttgttatttaatatttatatgtcatccatatattttaaagattTTGAATTCACGttcaattatttaatttcgtTAGtgtttgtttctttttccttgtacttttattttaaagagaTGTACTAA